A window of the Apteryx mantelli isolate bAptMan1 chromosome 23, bAptMan1.hap1, whole genome shotgun sequence genome harbors these coding sequences:
- the DRD2 gene encoding D(2) dopamine receptor, whose product MDPLNLSWYNSDIGNRNWSKPLNESNADQKPQYNYYAMLLTLLIFVIVFGNVLVCIAVSREKALQTTTNYLIVSLAVADLLVATLVMPWVVYLEVVGEWRFSRIHCDIFVTLDVMMCTASILNLCAISIDRYTAVAMPMLYNTRYSSKRRVTLMIAVVWVLSFAISCPLLFGLNSTDENECIIANPAFVVYSSIVSFYVPFIVTLLVYVQIYLVLRKRRKRVTTKRSTHPLDSDTRAPLKDKCTHPEDVKLCTVIVKSNGSFQVNKRKVEAESHIEAMEMEMVSSTSPPEKTTFKPAAPSNHQLIVPVASNQCTNSTLQATLDSPVKLEKNGHAKETLRTAKVFEIQSMPNGKTRTSLLKMINRRKLSQQKEKKATQMLAIVLGVFIICWLPFFITHILNMHCDCNIPPAMYSAFTWLGYVNSAVNPIIYTTFNIEFRKAFMKILHC is encoded by the exons ATGGATCCACTAAACCTCTCCTGGTACAACAGTGACATTGGCAACAGGAACTGGAGCAAGCCACTCAACGAGTCCAATGCAGACCAGAAGCCTCAGTACAATTACTATGCCATGCTGCTCACCCTCCTCATCTTTGTTATTGTTTTCGGCAATGTGCTGGTGTGTATAGCTGTGTCCAGGGAAAAAGCCCTTCAGACTACCACTAATTACCTGATCGTCAGTCTGGCAGTGGCAGATCTCTTGGTAGCAACTCTGGTCATGCCTTGGGTGGTCTATCTGGAG GTGGTTGGTGAGTGGAGGTTCAGTCGGATCCACTGTGATATCTTTGTAACCCTCGATGTTATGATGTGTACTGCCAGTATCCTCAATCTCTGTGCCATCAGCATTGACAG GTACACAGCAGTAGCAATGCCAATGCTGTACAACACCCGCTACAGCTCGAAGCGCAGGGTAACTCTCATGATTGCTGTGGTCTGGGTGCTTTCATTTGCCATCTCCTGCCCACTCCTGTTTGGCCTCAATAGCACAG ATGAGAATGAGTGCATCATTGCCAATCCTGCCTTTGTTGTGTATTCCTCTATCGTCTCCTTCTACGTTCCCTTCATCGTCACCCTGCTGGTGTATGTACAGATTTACCTAGTGCTCCGGAAGCGCAGGAAGCGCGTCACCACCAAGCGCAGCACCCATCCCCTGGATTCTGACACACGGGCCCCGCTGAAG GACAAATGCACTCATCCAGAAGATGTGAAGCTCTGCACAGTTATTGTGAAGTCCAATGGGAGTTTCCAAGTTAATAAGCGCAAAGTG GAGGCAGAGAGTCACATAGAGGCGATGGAAATGGAGATGGTGTCCAGTACCAGTCCTCCTGAGAAGACCACTTTCAAACCAGCTGCACCAAGTAACCATCAGCTGATTGTGCCAGTTGCTTCCAATCAGTGCACCAATTCAACCCTGCAGGCAACCTTGGACAGCCCTGTGAAATTAGAGAAGAATGGACATGCCAAAGAAACCCTCCGAACAGCCAAGGTCTTTGAGATCCAGTCTATGCCCAATGGAAAGACAAGGACCTCTCTTCTCAAGATGATTAACAGGAGGAAACTGTcacaacagaaggaaaagaaagccaCTCAGATGCTAGCCATTGTACTTG gTGTTTTCATCATCTGCTGGCTCCCATTCTTCATCACTCACATCCTGAACATGCACTGCGATTGCAACATCCCTCCAGCAATGTATAGCGCCTTTACGTGGCTTGGATATGTCAACAGTGCTGTCAACCCAATTATTTACACCACCTTCAACATTGAATTTCGTAAGGCTTTCATGAAGATCCTccactgttaa